In the Holophagales bacterium genome, one interval contains:
- a CDS encoding hydrogenase, whose amino-acid sequence MTHPVDILLVVVILLNFLVLGTPSLRMTIRGAALQGAVLAVLPLLVHRGFGWRVAAIAIATMAIKGVLIPGLLEKAMRDIHIRHEVEPYVGFVPSLFLCAVGTGLAILFAGNLPLAPEHVGTLIVPASLATLLSGFLVLTTRRKAISQVVGYLILENGIFIFGQLLIEAMPFLVEAGVLLDLFVGIFIMGIVINHIRQEFSSLDTDLLSELKD is encoded by the coding sequence ATGACGCACCCGGTCGACATCCTCCTCGTCGTCGTCATCCTCCTGAACTTCCTCGTCCTCGGGACGCCGTCCCTCAGGATGACGATCCGCGGCGCCGCCCTCCAGGGGGCTGTCCTGGCGGTCCTTCCGCTCCTCGTGCACCGCGGTTTCGGCTGGCGGGTCGCGGCGATCGCGATCGCGACGATGGCGATCAAGGGGGTCCTGATCCCGGGCCTTCTCGAGAAGGCGATGCGCGACATCCACATCCGGCACGAGGTGGAGCCCTACGTCGGGTTCGTCCCGTCGCTGTTCCTCTGCGCCGTCGGAACGGGTCTCGCCATCCTCTTCGCCGGGAACCTCCCGCTCGCGCCCGAGCACGTCGGGACCCTCATCGTCCCCGCCTCCCTCGCGACGCTCCTCTCCGGCTTCCTCGTCCTGACGACGCGGCGCAAGGCCATCTCGCAGGTCGTCGGCTACCTGATCCTGGAGAACGGCATCTTCATCTTCGGCCAGCTCCTCATCGAGGCGATGCCCTTCCTCGTCGAGGCCGGGGTCCTCCTCGACCTCTTCGTCGGCATCTTCATCATGGGGATCGTCATCAACCACATCCGGCAGGAGTTCTCGTCGCTCGACACGGACCTCCTCTCGGAGCTGAAGGACTGA
- a CDS encoding hydrogenase, translated as MEIGLVLLPLAAAVVAAVVPSQRVRPLVVPVAACLHLALFAAILAGGVSSGRGVWLRLDPLATVILGTVSVLFLLIAFYVPGYLELRPDRDNRVFCAVLLFFLAMTSLLALAQHLGLLWVAMEATTLATAPLLYFNRTARSLEATWKYLMIGSVGIAIALLGSLFLAYSAHLGGGEPSLLFEDLLAGAGAFSRPWLRAAFVLLLVGYGTKMGLAPLHTWKPDAYGEAPGLVGALLAGGMTNCAFLALLRVYRVVNAAGEGAFARELLVFMGLLSIGLAAVFVVRQRDIKRMLAYSSVEHVGILVLGIGLGGIGVFGALLHAINNGLTKGILFLAAGNIQRAYGSKSTDEISGAISRLPISGSLFLVGFFAITGSPPFGPFVSEFTIVNAAIGGGHPVAGTLFLVLLGVIFIGMGSTVLSAVQGRPGTSSAGTPYKDDLARTAPILVAAALVLFLGLYLPAPLVSLLERASAGLEALP; from the coding sequence GTGGAGATCGGTCTCGTCCTCCTCCCGCTCGCCGCCGCCGTCGTGGCCGCGGTCGTCCCCTCGCAGAGGGTCCGGCCGCTCGTCGTCCCGGTGGCGGCGTGCCTCCACCTCGCCCTCTTCGCCGCCATCCTCGCCGGCGGCGTCAGCTCCGGCCGCGGTGTCTGGCTGAGGCTCGACCCGCTCGCCACCGTCATCCTCGGGACGGTCAGCGTCCTCTTCCTCCTCATCGCCTTCTACGTGCCCGGGTATCTCGAGCTGCGCCCCGACCGCGACAACCGGGTCTTCTGCGCGGTCCTCCTCTTCTTCCTGGCGATGACCTCCCTCCTCGCGCTCGCCCAGCACCTCGGGCTCCTCTGGGTCGCCATGGAGGCGACGACGCTCGCCACGGCGCCGCTCCTCTACTTCAACAGGACGGCCCGGTCGCTCGAGGCGACCTGGAAGTACCTGATGATCGGGTCGGTCGGCATCGCCATCGCGCTCCTCGGCTCGCTCTTCCTCGCGTACTCCGCCCACCTCGGCGGGGGCGAGCCGTCGCTCCTGTTCGAGGACCTGCTCGCCGGGGCGGGCGCGTTCTCGCGGCCGTGGCTGCGCGCCGCGTTCGTCCTCCTCCTCGTCGGCTACGGGACGAAGATGGGCCTGGCGCCGCTCCACACCTGGAAGCCCGACGCCTACGGCGAGGCGCCCGGGCTCGTCGGCGCGCTCCTGGCCGGCGGGATGACGAACTGCGCGTTCCTCGCGCTCCTGCGCGTCTACCGCGTCGTGAACGCGGCGGGAGAGGGCGCCTTCGCCCGCGAGCTCCTCGTCTTCATGGGGCTCCTCTCCATCGGCCTGGCGGCCGTCTTCGTCGTGAGGCAGCGCGACATCAAGCGGATGCTCGCCTACTCGAGCGTCGAGCACGTCGGCATCCTCGTCCTCGGCATCGGCCTCGGCGGGATCGGCGTCTTCGGCGCCCTCCTCCACGCGATCAACAACGGCCTGACGAAGGGGATCCTCTTCCTGGCGGCGGGGAACATCCAGCGGGCGTACGGGAGCAAGAGCACCGACGAGATCTCGGGGGCCATCTCGCGCCTCCCCATCTCGGGGAGCCTCTTCCTCGTCGGCTTCTTCGCGATCACGGGCTCCCCGCCGTTCGGCCCGTTCGTCAGCGAGTTCACCATCGTGAACGCCGCGATCGGGGGAGGACACCCGGTCGCCGGAACGCTCTTTCTCGTCCTCCTCGGGGTCATCTTCATCGGGATGGGCTCGACCGTCCTCTCCGCCGTCCAGGGCCGGCCGGGGACCTCCTCGGCGGGGACACCGTACAAGGACGACCTGGCCCGGACCGCTCCGATCCTCGTCGCGGCCGCGCTCGTCCTCTTCCTCGGTCTCTACCTTCCCGCTCCTCTCGTGAGCCTCCTCGAACGAGCGTCGGCGGGCCTGGAGGCGCTGCCGTGA